AGCTGAAACCTCTGCATTGCGAAGGAAAGCCATGGCTACAAGTTTGTCGTTTTCAGATGCTTCAGGATCACTGAGGATTTTGGCAACCTGTTCGTTGTGATCCGGCCGCAATAAAAATGAAACATCACGCATTGCAGTATTTGAAAGAACTGTCAGAGCCTCAGGATTGACTTTGAGAACGTCTTTTCCCCCGAACGATTCAACTGAGACAAATTTTTCAGATCCTTCAATTTTATAATACTTGGTTTTGTCGGCACCGAGTGGCATAGGTTCCTGATACTTGAAGTCTGGCATTTTATCACTCCTTATTGGGATAGAATAATGGATCAATATGGGCGCATAAAAACTCGTGCATTATAGGGGATTCTTAATCCCTTGTCGACCAATAAGAACGGTAATAAATAGAGATTTGACTTTCATCACAACAGCTAATCGGATGATCTGATTGTTGCCGGAAATCGGTCTCGAGAATACCTGACTAAAATGTTTGATTATAATTGACAGAAACAGTCAGGTATGATAGTTCTGATCAAGATTAAAGTACTTGGTGATAAAAAATAACCTTTGATGTATGATTGTCGAGTTATATAATGAGCCATAAGGCTGTGCGATAAAGGTAGTCGTTACGGAAGGTCGAATCCATGTTTTCTCGTCTCAAAGAAGATATAAAGGTTGTTTTTGAACGTGATCCGGCAGTGCGGAGCGTTTTTGAGGTGATCTTTTGTTATCCTGGATTTCACGCGATGCTTTTCTATCGTTTGTCGCATTGGTTGTGGATCAATCAAGTTAAATTTCTGGCGCGGCTTATTTCCCATTTTGGACGGTTGCTGACCGGGATAGAAATCCACCCGGGTGCCACGATCGGACGTGGATTCTTTATTGATCATGGTATGGGTGTTGTGATTGGCGAAACCGCTGAGATCGGTGACAATTGTACGCTTTATCATGGAGTCACTTTAGGCGGAACCTCCTGGGCAAAAGAGAAACGTCATCCTACTTTGGGAAATAATGTCATTATTGGCTCCGGGGCCAAAATCCTCGGTCCTTTTAAGGTTGGCGATGACAGTAAAATTGGTTCCAACTCCGTCGTTGTTAAAGAAGTCCCTGCGACAGCGACCGTTGTCGGTATTCCCGGCAGGGTTGTTCTGTCCGGTGAAAAAAGGGTCGGGGTTGACCTTGAACACGATAAACTTCCTGATCCGGTTGCCAAAGCAGTTAATTGTGTCTTTGAACAAATTCACCGGCTCACTGAGCAGGTTGAAGAATTACAGAGCGAGCAGAAACAACTGAAGGAAGAGCTTGCTCGATATGAAGACCAGGAAAAATCTGAATCTTTGAGAAAAGAAGCCGTTTGATGCGCATGTCAAAAAAAGCACAATATGCTGTCCGTGCTCTTGTCAGTCTGAATCTAAGCAGTCATGGGCTTCCTGTTTCCTTAAAAGATATCTCCGAGCAGGAAAACATATCCTTGAATTATCTCGAACAACTTTTCGTCAAGTTGCGCCGTGGCGGGATTGTGAATAGCGTCCGTGGGCCCGGAGGAGGGTATCTTCTGGCCAGATCGGCAGCGGAGATAAAAATGGATCAGATTATTGATACGGTCGAA
This window of the uncultured Desulfuromusa sp. genome carries:
- the cysE gene encoding serine O-acetyltransferase; the encoded protein is MFSRLKEDIKVVFERDPAVRSVFEVIFCYPGFHAMLFYRLSHWLWINQVKFLARLISHFGRLLTGIEIHPGATIGRGFFIDHGMGVVIGETAEIGDNCTLYHGVTLGGTSWAKEKRHPTLGNNVIIGSGAKILGPFKVGDDSKIGSNSVVVKEVPATATVVGIPGRVVLSGEKRVGVDLEHDKLPDPVAKAVNCVFEQIHRLTEQVEELQSEQKQLKEELARYEDQEKSESLRKEAV
- a CDS encoding Rrf2 family transcriptional regulator, yielding MRMSKKAQYAVRALVSLNLSSHGLPVSLKDISEQENISLNYLEQLFVKLRRGGIVNSVRGPGGGYLLARSAAEIKMDQIIDTVEESLMPLSCMNVDGTCSRGTECATQSVWHGLGKQIRSFLASVSLEDLTDDCRQQSSCRVANC